A DNA window from Haliovirga abyssi contains the following coding sequences:
- a CDS encoding winged helix-turn-helix domain-containing protein has translation MQDCSEEYFWIFKEIKLSKLKLVIYVEEVEIELTKLEYLLMEFFIKNPGRVFYRGQIIERVWGDNYIGEDRVVDSCLKRLKKKEEKLKEHFKSVRGIGYIFE, from the coding sequence GTGCAAGATTGTTCTGAGGAATATTTTTGGATATTTAAAGAAATTAAATTGTCAAAACTTAAATTAGTTATATACGTAGAAGAGGTTGAAATTGAATTAACAAAATTAGAGTATCTTTTAATGGAGTTTTTTATAAAAAATCCTGGAAGAGTTTTCTATAGAGGTCAGATTATAGAAAGGGTTTGGGGTGATAATTATATAGGTGAAGACAGAGTGGTTGATTCTTGTTTAAAACGATTGAAGAAAAAAGAAGAAAAATTGAAAGAGCATTTTAAAAGCGTTAGAGGAATAGGTTATATTTTTGAGTGA
- a CDS encoding S8 family serine peptidase, producing the protein MKIAIIDSGEPEKSKLNIIKSINVTESVQKDENGHSTAIYKILERYLNEEDEIINIKILNKDLKGSSFELLKALNLLKNEKVDIIGLSLGTTTYKHVYGMHKAINYLIKQNIVVVAAKNNSGKISFPAEFDKVIGVGNSMVDVNEKKCFIDYFNTNIYLNINEELDIENKKIELIGNSYLVPHIVGLTSKILKENSIKDLEELLYILETEKIEELSIENEIL; encoded by the coding sequence ATGAAGATAGCTATTATAGATAGTGGGGAACCAGAAAAAAGCAAATTAAATATAATAAAATCAATAAACGTGACTGAAAGTGTTCAAAAGGATGAAAATGGACATAGTACAGCAATTTATAAAATATTAGAAAGATACTTAAATGAAGAAGATGAGATTATTAATATAAAAATCTTAAATAAAGATTTAAAAGGAAGTAGTTTTGAATTGTTAAAGGCTTTAAATTTATTGAAAAATGAAAAAGTAGACATTATAGGGCTAAGCTTAGGAACGACTACTTATAAACATGTATATGGGATGCATAAAGCTATAAATTATTTAATAAAACAAAATATTGTAGTCGTTGCAGCCAAAAATAATTCGGGAAAAATATCTTTTCCAGCAGAATTTGACAAAGTTATAGGAGTCGGGAATTCTATGGTAGATGTAAATGAAAAAAAATGTTTTATAGATTATTTTAATACAAATATATATTTAAATATAAATGAAGAATTAGATATAGAAAATAAAAAAATAGAGTTAATAGGGAATAGTTATTTGGTGCCTCATATAGTAGGGTTGACATCTAAAATATTAAAAGAAAACAGTATAAAAGATTTAGAAGAACTATTGTATATTTTAGAAACGGAAAAAATAGAGGAATTATCTATAGAAAATGAAATTTTATAA
- a CDS encoding DUF1611 domain-containing protein, with protein sequence MKQAVLYPFDKITMGIIRFRELLDFKINCVVDFTKYDECDAVKLAIGEKSDIKITKDIKKGLKDSEILILNDAGAPVQVPAAIKFYEENRLQEKWKDLVKTAHEKGMKILSTHTILDVGLKKWLEEEEINVEIGKQITNEEAKNRVEKNENYTFKNKLKKIGIYGTNSCVGKFTTQMELLRSLSKKSKTKAIITEPTAFLFNQPQFVNIQSDELLAGEYMGAMLKEMEQDDVEYVINSGQSGLSFILNRSAGWINYNIMRLTSFNPDKVIIVCGLDDDKDVRDVIDFLEITLGISKPIAIMIADKKENKGVFERIEKEKLEQRKKELREKFGVKNVEIIKDIEKIIPEILN encoded by the coding sequence ATGAAGCAAGCTGTACTATATCCATTTGATAAAATAACAATGGGGATTATAAGATTTCGAGAGCTATTGGATTTTAAAATTAATTGTGTTGTAGATTTTACAAAGTATGATGAGTGTGATGCTGTAAAATTAGCAATAGGGGAAAAATCAGATATAAAAATAACTAAAGACATAAAAAAAGGATTAAAAGATTCCGAAATATTAATATTAAATGATGCAGGAGCTCCTGTTCAGGTTCCAGCAGCTATTAAATTTTATGAAGAAAATAGATTGCAGGAAAAATGGAAAGATTTAGTAAAAACAGCACATGAAAAAGGGATGAAAATCTTATCAACTCATACTATTTTAGATGTAGGGTTAAAAAAATGGTTAGAAGAAGAGGAAATAAATGTTGAAATTGGAAAACAAATAACAAATGAAGAAGCAAAAAATAGAGTAGAGAAAAATGAAAATTATACATTTAAGAATAAATTAAAAAAAATAGGGATTTATGGTACAAATAGTTGTGTTGGTAAATTTACAACTCAAATGGAATTATTAAGAAGTTTAAGTAAAAAAAGTAAAACAAAAGCAATTATAACAGAGCCTACGGCATTTTTATTTAATCAACCACAATTTGTAAATATACAATCGGATGAACTTTTGGCAGGAGAATATATGGGGGCAATGTTAAAAGAAATGGAACAAGATGATGTAGAATATGTTATAAATTCTGGGCAATCGGGGCTTAGTTTCATACTAAATAGATCAGCTGGTTGGATTAATTATAATATTATGAGATTGACTAGCTTTAATCCAGATAAGGTTATTATTGTTTGTGGATTAGATGATGATAAAGATGTAAGAGATGTTATTGATTTTTTAGAGATTACATTAGGAATTTCCAAACCAATAGCAATTATGATAGCAGATAAAAAAGAAAATAAGGGAGTCTTTGAAAGAATAGAGAAAGAAAAATTGGAACAAAGGAAAAAGGAACTAAGAGAAAAATTTGGAGTTAAAAATGTAGAAATAATAAAAGATATAGAAAAAATAATTCCGGAAATATTAAATTAA
- a CDS encoding DUF1611 domain-containing protein produces MEKVSIYPNNKVTQGLIRFRELLNIEIKSVIDFVFDVGKDAQEILDGEKSGIMIMNEVDEALEGVDTLLLNEEGTPLAHFQDFYFENELDKKWRLVVETAFNKGKKIISSHNIYSKKTLDWLSEKKIKIDFPEPIEKENIEKKYFENLKNDYKTKNMTRIGIYGTRSCIGKFTTQQMLFKELRKKRKVKTIITEPTAFLFKDTYPLYSTIPLSQYENTAYLRKLVEEEDKNETEYFIFSDQGSVVLDFGLGWYMTKLSYLKGFHPDKVIIIADYRDDEVLEKMITFFKVFSNIDKPMAVLIPDRVEKEYGIYEKKTEEEMKQRKKEIKEKFNISTVEIIRDIDKVAQTILN; encoded by the coding sequence ATGGAAAAAGTATCTATATATCCAAATAATAAAGTAACGCAAGGCTTAATAAGATTTAGAGAATTACTTAATATAGAAATAAAAAGTGTTATAGATTTTGTTTTTGATGTAGGAAAAGATGCTCAAGAGATATTGGATGGAGAAAAATCGGGAATAATGATAATGAATGAAGTAGATGAAGCGTTAGAAGGAGTAGATACATTATTATTAAATGAAGAGGGAACTCCTTTAGCTCATTTTCAGGATTTTTATTTTGAAAATGAATTGGACAAAAAGTGGAGGTTAGTAGTAGAAACTGCTTTTAATAAAGGGAAAAAAATAATAAGTAGTCATAATATATATAGTAAAAAAACATTAGATTGGTTAAGTGAAAAAAAAATAAAAATTGATTTTCCAGAGCCTATAGAAAAAGAAAATATAGAAAAAAAATATTTTGAAAATTTGAAAAATGATTATAAAACTAAAAATATGACAAGAATTGGAATTTATGGAACTAGAAGTTGTATTGGAAAATTTACAACTCAGCAAATGTTATTTAAGGAATTGAGAAAAAAAAGAAAAGTTAAAACTATCATAACAGAGCCTACAGCTTTTTTATTTAAAGATACATATCCTTTATATAGCACAATACCATTGAGTCAATATGAAAATACAGCATATTTAAGAAAATTAGTAGAAGAAGAAGACAAAAATGAGACAGAATATTTTATATTTTCGGATCAAGGAAGTGTGGTATTAGATTTTGGATTAGGGTGGTATATGACAAAGTTATCATATTTAAAAGGGTTTCATCCAGATAAAGTTATTATAATAGCAGATTATAGAGATGATGAGGTATTGGAAAAAATGATAACTTTTTTCAAAGTTTTTTCCAATATAGATAAACCAATGGCAGTTTTGATTCCAGATAGAGTAGAAAAAGAATATGGAATTTATGAAAAGAAAACTGAAGAAGAGATGAAACAAAGAAAAAAAGAGATAAAAGAAAAATTCAATATTTCAACGGTAGAGATTATTAGAGACATAGATAAAGTTGCTCAGACTATTTTAAATTAA
- a CDS encoding ABC transporter ATP-binding protein has protein sequence MNYITTVKEIFKFMRYLKPFYKFQFSIMFVLLISTILGLINPLVYKMVVDDFFIGKNIEILYFAIAIQIIVFIFTKILSISKEYLSAYMGNFISMTMRKNAFDKIMKAEASEMNKINIGEIFVTFDNDILAIENAITGTIINLILTLFNFITNTLVMFLLSWKYGIVVFLVIPFQLINNNIWIKHVMEKNKAIRKSVSEMFEFVNEAFSNMKYLKLLTKENFARRVFFKRNSNMVIKIFDSLKISWITGTISEVIGLGDSIFLLIVGGGLIYKGEITLGTYMALMSYSGTAKGSFMSLLNFNINMAPVMISIERLEKLLQLSQDNLKGEKPKEFSGDIELKNLDFYYEENNYILKEFELKIKRGEKLALIGESGSGKSTIINLIMGLYNPINGEIRVNGYELRELDKRYFRKKIGIVSQDSFFFSDNIRNNLLLGDKAKDEEIMRVCKICQIDKFINDSPNGLETLLEFGGTNLSGGQRQRLSIARMLLRQPEIIILDEATSALDNITEACILKSLEEELKTKTVITIAHRLSTIESSDRIIVLKDGVIVEEGTHEILLEKRGDYYNLQKLRSEDKANDENSA, from the coding sequence ATGAATTATATAACGACAGTGAAAGAAATATTTAAATTTATGAGGTATTTAAAGCCATTTTATAAATTTCAATTTTCAATAATGTTTGTTTTGCTAATTTCGACAATATTGGGGTTGATAAATCCATTAGTATATAAAATGGTGGTAGATGATTTTTTTATAGGTAAAAATATAGAAATACTTTATTTTGCTATTGCAATACAGATAATAGTATTTATATTTACTAAAATACTGTCAATTTCAAAAGAATATTTATCGGCATATATGGGAAATTTTATATCAATGACAATGAGAAAAAATGCATTTGATAAAATAATGAAAGCAGAAGCAAGTGAAATGAATAAAATAAATATAGGAGAGATTTTTGTTACTTTTGATAATGATATTTTAGCGATAGAAAATGCAATAACAGGAACAATTATTAATTTAATCCTTACATTATTTAATTTCATAACCAATACACTTGTTATGTTTTTATTGAGTTGGAAATATGGGATAGTTGTATTTTTAGTAATACCATTCCAATTAATTAATAATAATATATGGATAAAACATGTAATGGAAAAAAATAAAGCAATAAGAAAAAGTGTATCTGAAATGTTTGAATTTGTAAATGAGGCATTTTCGAATATGAAATATTTAAAGTTACTTACAAAAGAAAATTTTGCTAGAAGGGTTTTTTTTAAGAGAAATAGTAATATGGTGATTAAGATATTTGATTCGCTAAAAATAAGCTGGATAACAGGGACGATTAGTGAAGTGATAGGACTTGGGGACTCTATATTCTTGTTGATTGTCGGTGGCGGTTTGATATATAAAGGTGAGATAACGTTAGGAACATATATGGCATTAATGTCATATTCGGGAACTGCAAAAGGAAGCTTTATGAGCTTATTAAATTTCAACATAAATATGGCTCCCGTGATGATTTCGATTGAGAGATTGGAAAAGTTATTACAATTATCTCAGGATAATCTTAAGGGAGAAAAGCCGAAAGAATTTAGCGGAGATATAGAATTAAAGAATTTGGATTTTTATTATGAAGAAAATAATTATATACTAAAAGAATTTGAGTTAAAGATAAAAAGAGGAGAAAAATTAGCATTAATAGGTGAGAGTGGGAGTGGAAAATCTACAATAATAAATTTGATAATGGGTTTATATAATCCAATTAATGGAGAAATTAGAGTTAATGGATATGAGTTGCGAGAATTAGATAAAAGATATTTTAGAAAAAAAATAGGAATTGTAAGTCAGGATAGTTTCTTTTTTAGTGATAATATACGAAATAATTTATTATTAGGTGATAAAGCTAAAGATGAAGAGATAATGAGAGTGTGCAAAATTTGTCAGATAGATAAATTTATAAATGATTCTCCAAACGGGTTGGAAACTTTATTGGAATTTGGAGGGACAAATCTTTCTGGTGGGCAAAGGCAAAGATTGTCTATTGCGAGAATGCTTTTAAGGCAGCCTGAAATAATAATATTGGATGAAGCTACATCAGCGCTTGATAATATAACGGAAGCTTGTATTTTGAAATCTTTGGAGGAAGAATTAAAAACAAAAACAGTTATAACAATAGCTCATAGATTGTCGACGATAGAGAGTTCTGATAGAATAATCGTATTAAAAGATGGAGTTATAGTGGAAGAGGGAACGCATGAAATATTATTAGAAAAAAGAGGGGATTATTATAATTTGCAAAAACTAAGATCGGAGGATAAAGCTAATGATGAAAACTCCGCATAA
- a CDS encoding HlyD family secretion protein codes for MMKTPHKIMKLIKSTVVLFLVVIIATLFLFQKTEYVEGNGIVIADRYNVYSPASGEIKRIEKDFGDIVKKGETVIEIDPKETENKYIENKIAMDNLFTELKIKEMDENQLDLEQKSYENNLELLEMDYINLEDEYKNSEFLYKKGEKSEYELKKSRYLLKKKKLEISDYKIKNNIKIKKNLIKKEKRDLKNQINYYENKGKDLKEEIKKCIVKSEYEGVTIITKDLKELMGSTVNKGELLFTLADLKNLKMIVTLQENAIGKVKDGQKVIIMLDAIPYEKFTTIEGEVIKLYPQAKDGMTYNKVEIIIKGFTNKLKKDKLKEINLKNGLKGKAKIIVKEKKIIAKYLWDKLFE; via the coding sequence ATGATGAAAACTCCGCATAAGATTATGAAGTTAATAAAAAGTACAGTTGTGTTGTTTTTGGTGGTAATAATAGCTACTTTATTTTTATTTCAAAAAACTGAATATGTAGAAGGGAATGGAATTGTTATTGCGGATAGATATAATGTTTATTCTCCTGCTTCTGGTGAGATAAAAAGGATAGAAAAGGATTTTGGAGATATAGTAAAAAAGGGAGAAACGGTTATTGAAATTGATCCGAAAGAGACAGAAAATAAATATATAGAAAATAAAATCGCTATGGATAATTTATTTACAGAATTAAAAATAAAGGAAATGGATGAAAATCAATTAGATTTAGAACAAAAAAGTTATGAAAATAATTTAGAATTATTAGAAATGGATTATATAAATTTGGAAGATGAGTATAAAAATTCTGAATTTTTATATAAAAAAGGAGAAAAATCAGAATATGAACTAAAGAAAAGTAGATATTTACTTAAAAAAAAGAAATTAGAAATTAGTGATTATAAAATTAAAAATAATATAAAAATTAAAAAAAATTTAATAAAAAAAGAAAAAAGAGATCTAAAAAATCAAATTAATTATTATGAAAATAAGGGAAAAGATTTAAAGGAAGAAATAAAAAAATGTATAGTGAAATCAGAATATGAAGGTGTGACTATAATAACAAAAGATTTAAAAGAATTAATGGGCTCAACAGTAAATAAAGGAGAATTACTTTTTACATTAGCTGATTTAAAAAATCTTAAAATGATAGTTACTTTGCAAGAAAATGCAATTGGAAAAGTAAAAGATGGACAAAAAGTAATTATAATGTTAGATGCGATACCTTATGAAAAATTTACAACGATTGAAGGCGAGGTAATAAAGTTATATCCGCAGGCAAAAGATGGAATGACTTATAATAAAGTGGAAATTATAATAAAAGGATTTACGAATAAATTAAAAAAAGACAAACTAAAAGAAATAAATTTAAAAAATGGATTAAAAGGAAAAGCGAAAATAATTGTAAAAGAGAAAAAAATAATTGCAAAATATTTGTGGGATAAATTGTTTGAATAG
- a CDS encoding TolC family protein: MKQNFIKVIILMILFQTNLFAVEKINLEGVIKSFIEKSSYREKEKIEIKKLDIEKQGNVAEEWRKISFNINPIYNSYKNKDTNKYFGNTTLNFGYKMFYLNFNYDNSTDKLKRTIYKIGLSESLDDVIYSEQKYKKKLLKLKEKVTMNRLSSEKITEIKSIIELYADIKNIESEIDIKRKTLKNRNKEFENLKEKYKQNEAVKIDVDYMSIKIKEIKNNIVYLEESFENNSKKLLEKVGIKSRKKIVFEDISDVNIDKIGVNELEITSKGLEINSKEEEIKYSVIRSCPEVKLDVNYDIENKIWMAGVVFTGNVLESKTDIKTEKEELKKLKIEKKEIEAKRNRTEQQLEIEYQNLLNKKKILKDKRDNFGKRYLISKSVYKKGYMSLINYIKSQEDYEKAEMEYKKAKNELNAFKYKIKFGKKTFYI, encoded by the coding sequence ATGAAACAAAATTTTATAAAGGTAATAATATTAATGATTTTGTTTCAAACAAATTTATTTGCCGTAGAAAAAATAAATCTTGAAGGCGTAATAAAAAGTTTTATTGAAAAAAGTAGTTATAGAGAAAAAGAAAAGATAGAAATAAAGAAGTTAGATATAGAAAAACAGGGAAACGTTGCAGAAGAATGGCGAAAAATAAGTTTTAATATAAATCCGATTTATAATAGTTATAAAAATAAAGATACGAATAAATATTTTGGAAATACAACTTTAAATTTTGGATATAAAATGTTTTATTTGAACTTTAATTATGATAATTCTACGGATAAGCTGAAAAGAACAATCTATAAAATAGGATTAAGTGAAAGTTTGGATGATGTTATATATAGCGAGCAAAAATATAAAAAAAAATTATTAAAGTTAAAAGAAAAGGTTACAATGAATAGGTTGAGTTCTGAAAAAATAACAGAAATAAAAAGTATTATAGAACTTTATGCAGATATAAAAAATATTGAATCAGAAATAGATATAAAGAGAAAAACTTTAAAAAATAGGAATAAAGAATTTGAAAATTTAAAGGAAAAATATAAGCAAAATGAAGCAGTGAAAATAGATGTAGATTATATGAGTATAAAAATAAAAGAGATAAAAAATAATATAGTTTATTTAGAAGAGTCATTTGAAAATAATAGTAAAAAACTTCTTGAAAAAGTAGGTATTAAAAGTCGAAAAAAGATAGTATTTGAGGATATATCTGATGTAAATATAGATAAAATAGGTGTAAATGAATTAGAAATAACAAGTAAAGGGTTAGAAATAAATTCAAAAGAGGAAGAGATTAAATATAGTGTAATAAGAAGTTGTCCAGAAGTAAAGTTAGATGTAAATTATGATATAGAAAATAAAATATGGATGGCGGGAGTGGTATTTACAGGCAATGTATTAGAATCGAAGACAGATATTAAAACTGAAAAAGAAGAATTAAAAAAGCTAAAAATAGAAAAGAAAGAAATAGAAGCTAAAAGAAATAGAACGGAACAACAATTGGAGATAGAATATCAAAATTTATTAAATAAAAAAAAGATATTGAAGGATAAAAGAGATAACTTTGGAAAGAGATATCTAATTTCAAAGAGTGTATACAAAAAAGGGTATATGAGTCTTATTAATTACATAAAATCTCAAGAAGACTATGAAAAAGCAGAAATGGAGTATAAAAAAGCAAAGAATGAGTTGAATGCTTTTAAATATAAAATAAAATTTGGTAAAAAAACATTTTATATTTAA
- the pulA gene encoding type I pullulanase → MKKIISLFGILTLLLGCANNNVKMKKEVNKKIEKKVTKQKKKKEGLLVNLNKPIAEGTLRIHYYRTDGDYMKWGLHLWGNAIDFPVAWDSPLKFEAQDDFGAFKDIAIADSGKKLNFIIHSGGTKDVAKDRTFPSLKGVKEVWLLEGIEDAFLKKPDVNIKLLQSALLKKSNKLELILTNNKNLKKDDFIILNSDNKKIDISDLKLIGNKKVELTANFDLSKIYSIKYGDKKIGIRVAPELIDENYFYNGDDLGFTYKDNKATFKLWAPLAENVKLYLYDKNDQYKLISTDNMIKKDKGVWEYQQNIDFGNIVGYFYQYGVTINGKEKKVLDPYAKSMAAFEDKEKDLVGKAAIVNPSDYSVESYAKIPGYTKREDAIIYEVHVRDFTSDPNLKTKANFGTYRAFIEKLGYLKKLGVTHIQLMPVLNYYYSNELDQKRELKYSARGNNYNWGYDPHNYFSPEGMYSENPRDPNVRVEELKELINAIHNAGMGVILDVVYNHTAKTDIFENIVPGYYYRMTNDGNFKSKSGCGNDVATTHKMVRKLIVDSLRYWTKEYKVDGFRFDLMGLIDTKTIEDGYKAAKKLDSKTLFVGEGWKMYDGPDSTKGADQDWMNKTDDVAVFSDSYRDVLKAGGFHEGEKAFLTKGRQRVKDVFENIVGRATNFTADDPGDSVQYISAHDGLTWHDTVAYTVRLDSEKDKAEIYKRLKLGNLIVLTSQGVAFLHAGEEMGRTKEWKGKGKPEGENVGKFIRNSYDSSDIINRIDWNLAEKDPFGKNLVDYTKGLIAIRRSTDAFRLGTEELIKSNTKLIMSKPKKRKDFALGYLYKSTKGEEYYIFINSDKNERDFTIDADLTNAKILVDDDEASVNGVKKLTGVKIENNKIILSPLTATIIKK, encoded by the coding sequence ATGAAGAAAATAATTTCACTGTTTGGGATTTTAACATTGCTTTTAGGTTGTGCTAATAATAATGTTAAAATGAAAAAAGAGGTTAATAAAAAAATTGAGAAAAAAGTTACAAAACAAAAAAAGAAAAAAGAGGGATTACTAGTAAATTTAAATAAACCAATTGCAGAAGGAACTTTGAGAATACATTATTATAGAACAGATGGAGATTATATGAAATGGGGCCTTCATTTATGGGGAAATGCAATAGATTTTCCAGTTGCTTGGGATAGTCCATTAAAATTTGAAGCACAAGATGATTTCGGGGCATTTAAGGATATTGCAATTGCAGATAGTGGTAAAAAATTAAATTTTATTATTCATTCAGGAGGAACAAAAGATGTAGCCAAAGATAGAACTTTTCCATCGTTAAAAGGGGTAAAAGAGGTATGGTTATTAGAGGGGATTGAAGATGCTTTCTTAAAAAAACCTGATGTAAATATAAAATTATTGCAAAGTGCATTATTAAAAAAATCAAATAAATTAGAATTAATACTTACGAATAATAAAAATCTAAAAAAAGATGATTTTATTATTTTAAATAGCGATAATAAAAAAATAGATATATCAGATTTGAAATTAATTGGAAATAAAAAAGTAGAATTAACTGCGAATTTTGATTTGTCAAAGATATATTCTATAAAATATGGAGATAAAAAAATAGGAATTAGAGTTGCTCCAGAATTAATTGATGAAAATTATTTTTATAATGGAGATGATTTAGGTTTTACTTATAAAGATAATAAAGCTACTTTTAAATTATGGGCACCATTGGCAGAAAATGTAAAATTATATTTATATGATAAAAATGATCAATATAAATTAATTTCAACAGATAATATGATAAAAAAAGATAAAGGGGTATGGGAATATCAACAAAATATAGATTTTGGAAATATTGTAGGATATTTTTATCAATATGGAGTAACTATTAATGGAAAAGAGAAAAAAGTATTAGATCCATATGCAAAATCAATGGCAGCTTTTGAAGATAAAGAAAAGGATTTAGTAGGAAAAGCTGCAATAGTAAATCCTTCAGATTATTCAGTTGAAAGTTATGCAAAAATACCAGGATATACAAAACGAGAAGATGCAATAATATATGAAGTGCATGTAAGAGATTTTACATCAGATCCAAATTTAAAAACAAAAGCAAACTTTGGGACATATAGAGCATTTATAGAGAAATTAGGCTATTTGAAAAAACTTGGTGTGACACATATTCAACTTATGCCAGTATTAAATTATTATTATAGCAATGAACTAGATCAAAAAAGAGAGTTGAAATATTCCGCAAGAGGAAATAATTATAATTGGGGATATGATCCTCATAACTATTTTTCGCCTGAAGGGATGTATTCAGAAAATCCGAGAGATCCTAATGTTAGGGTAGAAGAGTTGAAAGAGTTAATTAATGCAATACATAATGCAGGAATGGGAGTAATATTGGACGTGGTATATAATCATACTGCTAAAACAGATATTTTTGAAAATATTGTACCAGGATATTATTATAGAATGACTAATGATGGGAATTTTAAAAGCAAGTCAGGATGTGGAAATGATGTAGCCACAACACATAAAATGGTTAGAAAATTAATAGTAGATTCTTTGAGATATTGGACAAAAGAGTATAAAGTTGATGGGTTTAGATTTGATTTAATGGGTCTTATAGATACAAAAACTATAGAAGACGGATATAAAGCGGCTAAAAAATTAGATTCTAAAACTCTATTTGTAGGTGAGGGGTGGAAAATGTATGATGGTCCAGATTCTACAAAAGGAGCTGATCAAGATTGGATGAATAAAACAGATGATGTAGCAGTTTTTTCCGATTCATATAGAGATGTATTAAAAGCTGGCGGATTTCACGAAGGAGAAAAGGCGTTTTTAACAAAAGGAAGACAAAGAGTTAAAGATGTATTTGAAAATATAGTTGGAAGAGCTACTAATTTTACAGCAGATGATCCAGGAGATTCTGTACAATATATATCTGCTCATGATGGATTAACTTGGCATGATACTGTGGCGTATACAGTAAGATTAGATAGCGAAAAAGATAAAGCTGAAATATATAAAAGGTTAAAATTGGGGAATTTAATAGTTTTAACATCTCAAGGAGTAGCATTCCTACATGCAGGAGAAGAGATGGGAAGAACTAAAGAGTGGAAAGGTAAGGGAAAACCTGAAGGAGAAAATGTTGGGAAATTTATTAGAAATTCATATGATTCTTCAGATATAATCAATAGAATTGATTGGAATTTAGCAGAAAAAGATCCATTTGGTAAAAATTTAGTAGATTATACAAAAGGTTTAATTGCAATAAGAAGATCAACAGATGCTTTTAGACTTGGTACAGAAGAATTGATAAAATCAAATACAAAATTAATAATGTCAAAACCTAAGAAAAGAAAGGATTTTGCTTTGGGGTATTTGTATAAATCAACTAAAGGAGAAGAATATTATATATTTATAAATTCTGATAAAAATGAAAGAGATTTTACAATAGATGCAGATTTAACAAATGCTAAAATATTAGTAGATGACGATGAAGCTTCTGTAAATGGGGTAAAAAAATTAACTGGAGTAAAAATAGAAAATAACAAAATTATATTGTCGCCATTAACGGCAACAATTATAAAAAAATAG